One window of the Equus caballus isolate H_3958 breed thoroughbred chromosome 2, TB-T2T, whole genome shotgun sequence genome contains the following:
- the MIB2 gene encoding E3 ubiquitin-protein ligase MIB2 isoform X2, with translation MEPDPQAGVQVGMRVVRGMDWKWGQQDGGEGGVGTVVELGRHGSPSTPDRTVVVQWDHGTRTNYRAGYQGAHDLLLYDNAQIGVRHPNIICDCCKKHGLRGMRWKCRVCFDYDLCTQCYMHSKHDLAHAFERYETAHSRPVMLSPRQGLPRIPLRGIFQGAKVVRGPDWEWGSQDGGEGKPGRVVDIRGWDVETGRSVASVTWADGTTNVYRVGHKGKVDLKCVGEAAGGFYYKEHLPRLGKPAELQRRVSVDGQPFQHGDKVKCLLDPDILREMQEGHGGWNPRMAETGTVHRITDCGDVRVQFSHETRWTFHPGALTKHNSFWVGDVVRVIDDLDTVKRLQAGHGEWTDDMAPALGRVGKVVKVFGDGNLRVAVGGQLWTFSPSCLLAYRPEEDANLDVAERARENKSAGTQLRQPVGGGLLPTTTSPYPCPPGSLSVALDKLRAQKSDPEHPGRLVVEVALGNMARSLDLLRRHPEQVDTKNQGRTALLVAAYLGQVELLRLLLKARADVDLPDDEGNTALHYAALGNQPEAARVLLSSGCGANALNGTRSAALHVAVQRGFLEVVRVLCEHGCDVNLPDAHADTPLHCAISVGAGASGIVEILTEVPAIDVTATNSQGFTLLHHASLKGHTLAVRRILARARQLVDAKKEDGFTALHLAALNNHREVAQILIREGRCDVNVRNRKLQSALHLAVQQAHVGLVPLLVDAGCSVNAEDEEGDTALHVALQRHQLLPLAADGAGGDPGPLQLLSRLQASGLPGSAELTVGAAMACFLALEGADVSYSNHRGRSPLDLAVEGRVLKALQGCAQRCRERQAGGPGGAAPGPRLALSTPNTVTNLHVAPPSGPEAAECLVCSELALLVLFSPCQHRTVCEECARRMKKCIRCQAVIGKKLRPDGTEVASAASAPGPPRQLVEELQSRYRQMEERITCPICIDSHIRLVFQCGHGACAPCGAALSACPICRQPIRDRIQIFV, from the exons ATGGAGCCAGACCCCCAGGCGGGCGTGCAGGTGGGCATGCGTGTGGTGCGCGGCATGGACTGGAAGTGGGGCCAGCAGGATGGCGGCGAGGGCGGCGTGGGCACGGTGGTGGAGCTCGGCCGCCACGGCAGCCCCTCAACCCCCGACCGCACGGTAGTCGTGCAGTGGGACCATGGCACCCGCACCAACTACCGCGCTGGCTACCAGGGCGCGCACGACCTGCTGCTCTACGACAACGCCCAAATCG gcgTCCGCCACCCCAACATCATCTGTGACTGCTGCAAGAAGCACGGGCTGCGGGGCATGCGCTGGAAGTGCCGTGTCTGCTTCGATTACGACCTCTGCACGCAGTGCTACATGCACAGCAAGCACGACCTGGCCCATGCCTTCGAGCGCTACGAGACGGCCCACTCGCGACC GGTAATGCTGAGTCCCCGCCAGGGCCTCCCAAGGATCCCGTTGAGGGGCATCTTCCAGGGGGCAAAGGTGGTACGGGGCCCCGACTGGGAGTGGGGCTCACAGGACG gaggggaagggaagccAGGCCGAGTGGTGGACATCCGTGGCTGGGATGTGGAGACGGGCCGGAGTGTGGCCAGTGTGACGTGGGCCGATGGCACCACCAATGTGTACCGCGTGGGCCACAAGGGCAAAGTGGACCTCAAGTGTGTGGGCGAGGCGGCCGGCGGCTTCTACTACAAGGAGCACCTCCCAAGGCTCG GCAAGCCAGCAGAGCTGCAGCGCAGGGTGAGTGTGGACGGCCAGCCCTTCCAGCACGGGGACAAGGTTAAGTGTCTGCTGGACCCAGACATCCTGAGGGAGATGCAGGAAGGCCACGGCGGGTGGAACCCCAGGATGGCGGAG ACGGGCACCGTGCACCGCATCACGGACTGTGGGGACGTGCGTGTCCAGTTCAGCCATGAGACCCGCTGGACCTTCCATCCTGGGGCTCTCACCAAG CACAACTCCTTCTGGGTGGGCGATGTGGTGCGGGTCATCGACGACCTTGACACAGTGAAGCGGCTGCAGGCTGGGCACGGGGAGTGGACAGATGACATGGCCCCT GCCCTGGGCCGCGTTGGAAAAGTGGTGAAGGTTTTCGGAGATGGGAACCTGCGTGTGGCAGTCGGTGGTCAGCTGTGGACCTTCAGCCCCTCCTGCCTGCTGGCCTACCGGCCTGAGGAGGATGCCAACCTGGACGTGGCTGAGCGTGCCAGGGAGAACAAAAGTGCGGGCACCCAGCTCAGGCAGCCAGTGGGAGGTGGGCTGCTCCCGACCACCACTTCACCTTACCCCTGCCCCCCAGGCTCCCTGAGTGTTGCACTGGACAAGCTTCGAGCCCAGAAAAGTGACCCAGAGCACCCAGGGAGGCTGGTCGTGGAGGTGGCCCTGGGCAACATGGCCCGGTCTCTGGACCTGCTTCGGAGGCACCCAGAGCAG GTGGACACCAAGAACCAGGGCAGGACTGCCCTGCTGGTGGCGGCCTACCTAGGTCAGGTGGAGCTGCTGCGGCTGCTGCTGAAGGCACGGGCGGATGTGGACCTGCCTGATGACGAGGGCAACACGGCGCTGCACTATGCAGCCCTGGG GAACCAGCCTGAGGCTGCCCGGGTGCTCCTGAGCTCAGGGTGCGGGGCCAACGCTCTTAATGGCACCCGGAGTGCAGCACTGCATGTGGCCGTGCAgaggggcttcctggaggtggtgagGGTCCTGTGTGAGCACGGCTGTGACGTCAACCTGCCT GATGCCCATGCTGACACGCCCTTGCACTGTGCCATCTCAGTGGGTGCCGGTGCCAGCGGCATTGTGGAGATCCTCACCGAGGTGCCAGCCATCGACGTCACTGCCACCAACAGCCAGGGCTTCACCTTGCTGCACCATGCGTCTCTCAAGGGCCACACGCT AGCCGTCAGGAGGATTCTGGCACGGGCACGGCAGCTGGTAGATGCCAAAAAGGAGGATGGCTTTACAGCATTGCACCTGGCTGCCCTCAACAACCACCGGGAGGTGGCCCAGATTCTCATCCGAGAG ggCCGCTGTGATGTGAATGTTCGAAACCGTAAGCTCCAGTCTGCACTGCACCTGGCCGTGCAGCAGGCCCACGTGGGGCTGGTGCCGCTGCTGGTGGACGCTGGCTGCAGCGTCAATGCCGAGGACGAGGAGGGGGACACAGCCCTGCACGTGGCACTGCAACGTCATCAACTGCTGCCCTTAGCAGCTGATGGGGCCGGGGGGGACCCGGGGCCCTTACAGCTGCTGTCCAGG CTACAGGCCTCAGGCCTGCCGGGCAGCGCGGAGCTGACGGTGGGCGCGGCGATGGCCTGCTTCTTGGCGCTGGAGGGCGCCGATGTGAGCTACTCCAACCACCGCGGCCGGAGCCCGCTGGACCTGGCCGTCGAGGGTCGCGTGCTCAAGGCCCTGCAGGGCTGCGCCCAGCGCTGCCG GGAGCGGCAGGCAGGCGGCCCCGGGGGCGCGGCCCCGGGCCCGAGGCTGGCGCTCAGCACGCCCAACACCGTGACGAACCTGCACGTGGCCCCGCCGTCGGGGCCCGAGGCCGCCGAGTGCCTGGTGTGCTCGGAGCTGGCGCTGCTGGTGCTGTTCTCGCCGTGCCAGCACCGCACCGTGTGCGAGG AGTGCGCGCGCAGAATGAAGAAGTGCATCAGGTGCCAGGCGGTCATCGGCAAGAAGCTACGCCCAg ACGGCACGGAGGTGGCCAGCGCGGCCTCCGCGCCCGGCCCGCCGCGGCAGCTGgtggaggagctgcagagccGCTATCGGCAAATGGAGGAGCGCATCACCTGCCCCATCTGCATCGACAGCCACATCCGCCTCGTGTTCCAGTGCGGCCACGGCGCGTGCGCGCCCTGCGGCGCCGCGCTCAGCGCCTGCCCCATCTGCCGCCAGCCCATCCGCGACCGCATCCAGATCTTCGTGTAG
- the MIB2 gene encoding E3 ubiquitin-protein ligase MIB2 isoform X4 codes for MEPDPQAGVQVGMRVVRGMDWKWGQQDGGEGGVGTVVELGRHGSPSTPDRTVVVQWDHGTRTNYRAGYQGAHDLLLYDNAQIGVRHPNIICDCCKKHGLRGMRWKCRVCFDYDLCTQCYMHSKHDLAHAFERYETAHSRPVMLSPRQGLPRIPLRGIFQGAKVVRGPDWEWGSQDGGEGKPGRVVDIRGWDVETGRSVASVTWADGTTNVYRVGHKGKVDLKCVGEAAGGFYYKEHLPRLGKPAELQRRVSVDGQPFQHGDKVKCLLDPDILREMQEGHGGWNPRMAETGTVHRITDCGDVRVQFSHETRWTFHPGALTKHNSFWVGDVVRVIDDLDTVKRLQAGHGEWTDDMAPALGRVGKVVKVFGDGNLRVAVGGQLWTFSPSCLLAYRPEEDANLDVAERARENKSSLSVALDKLRAQKSDPEHPGRLVVEVALGNMARSLDLLRRHPEQVDTKNQGRTALLVAAYLGQVELLRLLLKARADVDLPDDEGNTALHYAALGNQPEAARVLLSSGCGANALNGTRSAALHVAVQRGFLEVVRVLCEHGCDVNLPDAHADTPLHCAISVGAGASGIVEILTEVPAIDVTATNSQGFTLLHHASLKGHTLAVRRILARARQLVDAKKEDGFTALHLAALNNHREVAQILIREGRCDVNVRNRKLQSALHLAVQQAHVGLVPLLVDAGCSVNAEDEEGDTALHVALQRHQLLPLAADGAGGDPGPLQLLSRLQASGLPGSAELTVGAAMACFLALEGADVSYSNHRGRSPLDLAVEGRVLKALQGCAQRCRERQAGGPGGAAPGPRLALSTPNTVTNLHVAPPSGPEAAECLVCSELALLVLFSPCQHRTVCEECARRMKKCIRCQAVIGKKLRPDGTEVASAASAPGPPRQLVEELQSRYRQMEERITCPICIDSHIRLVFQCGHGACAPCGAALSACPICRQPIRDRIQIFV; via the exons ATGGAGCCAGACCCCCAGGCGGGCGTGCAGGTGGGCATGCGTGTGGTGCGCGGCATGGACTGGAAGTGGGGCCAGCAGGATGGCGGCGAGGGCGGCGTGGGCACGGTGGTGGAGCTCGGCCGCCACGGCAGCCCCTCAACCCCCGACCGCACGGTAGTCGTGCAGTGGGACCATGGCACCCGCACCAACTACCGCGCTGGCTACCAGGGCGCGCACGACCTGCTGCTCTACGACAACGCCCAAATCG gcgTCCGCCACCCCAACATCATCTGTGACTGCTGCAAGAAGCACGGGCTGCGGGGCATGCGCTGGAAGTGCCGTGTCTGCTTCGATTACGACCTCTGCACGCAGTGCTACATGCACAGCAAGCACGACCTGGCCCATGCCTTCGAGCGCTACGAGACGGCCCACTCGCGACC GGTAATGCTGAGTCCCCGCCAGGGCCTCCCAAGGATCCCGTTGAGGGGCATCTTCCAGGGGGCAAAGGTGGTACGGGGCCCCGACTGGGAGTGGGGCTCACAGGACG gaggggaagggaagccAGGCCGAGTGGTGGACATCCGTGGCTGGGATGTGGAGACGGGCCGGAGTGTGGCCAGTGTGACGTGGGCCGATGGCACCACCAATGTGTACCGCGTGGGCCACAAGGGCAAAGTGGACCTCAAGTGTGTGGGCGAGGCGGCCGGCGGCTTCTACTACAAGGAGCACCTCCCAAGGCTCG GCAAGCCAGCAGAGCTGCAGCGCAGGGTGAGTGTGGACGGCCAGCCCTTCCAGCACGGGGACAAGGTTAAGTGTCTGCTGGACCCAGACATCCTGAGGGAGATGCAGGAAGGCCACGGCGGGTGGAACCCCAGGATGGCGGAG ACGGGCACCGTGCACCGCATCACGGACTGTGGGGACGTGCGTGTCCAGTTCAGCCATGAGACCCGCTGGACCTTCCATCCTGGGGCTCTCACCAAG CACAACTCCTTCTGGGTGGGCGATGTGGTGCGGGTCATCGACGACCTTGACACAGTGAAGCGGCTGCAGGCTGGGCACGGGGAGTGGACAGATGACATGGCCCCT GCCCTGGGCCGCGTTGGAAAAGTGGTGAAGGTTTTCGGAGATGGGAACCTGCGTGTGGCAGTCGGTGGTCAGCTGTGGACCTTCAGCCCCTCCTGCCTGCTGGCCTACCGGCCTGAGGAGGATGCCAACCTGGACGTGGCTGAGCGTGCCAGGGAGAACAAAA GCTCCCTGAGTGTTGCACTGGACAAGCTTCGAGCCCAGAAAAGTGACCCAGAGCACCCAGGGAGGCTGGTCGTGGAGGTGGCCCTGGGCAACATGGCCCGGTCTCTGGACCTGCTTCGGAGGCACCCAGAGCAG GTGGACACCAAGAACCAGGGCAGGACTGCCCTGCTGGTGGCGGCCTACCTAGGTCAGGTGGAGCTGCTGCGGCTGCTGCTGAAGGCACGGGCGGATGTGGACCTGCCTGATGACGAGGGCAACACGGCGCTGCACTATGCAGCCCTGGG GAACCAGCCTGAGGCTGCCCGGGTGCTCCTGAGCTCAGGGTGCGGGGCCAACGCTCTTAATGGCACCCGGAGTGCAGCACTGCATGTGGCCGTGCAgaggggcttcctggaggtggtgagGGTCCTGTGTGAGCACGGCTGTGACGTCAACCTGCCT GATGCCCATGCTGACACGCCCTTGCACTGTGCCATCTCAGTGGGTGCCGGTGCCAGCGGCATTGTGGAGATCCTCACCGAGGTGCCAGCCATCGACGTCACTGCCACCAACAGCCAGGGCTTCACCTTGCTGCACCATGCGTCTCTCAAGGGCCACACGCT AGCCGTCAGGAGGATTCTGGCACGGGCACGGCAGCTGGTAGATGCCAAAAAGGAGGATGGCTTTACAGCATTGCACCTGGCTGCCCTCAACAACCACCGGGAGGTGGCCCAGATTCTCATCCGAGAG ggCCGCTGTGATGTGAATGTTCGAAACCGTAAGCTCCAGTCTGCACTGCACCTGGCCGTGCAGCAGGCCCACGTGGGGCTGGTGCCGCTGCTGGTGGACGCTGGCTGCAGCGTCAATGCCGAGGACGAGGAGGGGGACACAGCCCTGCACGTGGCACTGCAACGTCATCAACTGCTGCCCTTAGCAGCTGATGGGGCCGGGGGGGACCCGGGGCCCTTACAGCTGCTGTCCAGG CTACAGGCCTCAGGCCTGCCGGGCAGCGCGGAGCTGACGGTGGGCGCGGCGATGGCCTGCTTCTTGGCGCTGGAGGGCGCCGATGTGAGCTACTCCAACCACCGCGGCCGGAGCCCGCTGGACCTGGCCGTCGAGGGTCGCGTGCTCAAGGCCCTGCAGGGCTGCGCCCAGCGCTGCCG GGAGCGGCAGGCAGGCGGCCCCGGGGGCGCGGCCCCGGGCCCGAGGCTGGCGCTCAGCACGCCCAACACCGTGACGAACCTGCACGTGGCCCCGCCGTCGGGGCCCGAGGCCGCCGAGTGCCTGGTGTGCTCGGAGCTGGCGCTGCTGGTGCTGTTCTCGCCGTGCCAGCACCGCACCGTGTGCGAGG AGTGCGCGCGCAGAATGAAGAAGTGCATCAGGTGCCAGGCGGTCATCGGCAAGAAGCTACGCCCAg ACGGCACGGAGGTGGCCAGCGCGGCCTCCGCGCCCGGCCCGCCGCGGCAGCTGgtggaggagctgcagagccGCTATCGGCAAATGGAGGAGCGCATCACCTGCCCCATCTGCATCGACAGCCACATCCGCCTCGTGTTCCAGTGCGGCCACGGCGCGTGCGCGCCCTGCGGCGCCGCGCTCAGCGCCTGCCCCATCTGCCGCCAGCCCATCCGCGACCGCATCCAGATCTTCGTGTAG
- the MIB2 gene encoding E3 ubiquitin-protein ligase MIB2 isoform X1, with translation MEPDPQAGVQVGMRVVRGMDWKWGQQDGGEGGVGTVVELGRHGSPSTPDRTVVVQWDHGTRTNYRAGYQGAHDLLLYDNAQIGVRHPNIICDCCKKHGLRGMRWKCRVCFDYDLCTQCYMHSKHDLAHAFERYETAHSRPVMLSPRQGLPRIPLRGIFQGAKVVRGPDWEWGSQDGGEGKPGRVVDIRGWDVETGRSVASVTWADGTTNVYRVGHKGKVDLKCVGEAAGGFYYKEHLPRLGKPAELQRRVSVDGQPFQHGDKVKCLLDPDILREMQEGHGGWNPRMAEFIGQTGTVHRITDCGDVRVQFSHETRWTFHPGALTKHNSFWVGDVVRVIDDLDTVKRLQAGHGEWTDDMAPALGRVGKVVKVFGDGNLRVAVGGQLWTFSPSCLLAYRPEEDANLDVAERARENKSAGTQLRQPVGGGLLPTTTSPYPCPPGSLSVALDKLRAQKSDPEHPGRLVVEVALGNMARSLDLLRRHPEQVDTKNQGRTALLVAAYLGQVELLRLLLKARADVDLPDDEGNTALHYAALGNQPEAARVLLSSGCGANALNGTRSAALHVAVQRGFLEVVRVLCEHGCDVNLPDAHADTPLHCAISVGAGASGIVEILTEVPAIDVTATNSQGFTLLHHASLKGHTLAVRRILARARQLVDAKKEDGFTALHLAALNNHREVAQILIREGRCDVNVRNRKLQSALHLAVQQAHVGLVPLLVDAGCSVNAEDEEGDTALHVALQRHQLLPLAADGAGGDPGPLQLLSRLQASGLPGSAELTVGAAMACFLALEGADVSYSNHRGRSPLDLAVEGRVLKALQGCAQRCRERQAGGPGGAAPGPRLALSTPNTVTNLHVAPPSGPEAAECLVCSELALLVLFSPCQHRTVCEECARRMKKCIRCQAVIGKKLRPDGTEVASAASAPGPPRQLVEELQSRYRQMEERITCPICIDSHIRLVFQCGHGACAPCGAALSACPICRQPIRDRIQIFV, from the exons ATGGAGCCAGACCCCCAGGCGGGCGTGCAGGTGGGCATGCGTGTGGTGCGCGGCATGGACTGGAAGTGGGGCCAGCAGGATGGCGGCGAGGGCGGCGTGGGCACGGTGGTGGAGCTCGGCCGCCACGGCAGCCCCTCAACCCCCGACCGCACGGTAGTCGTGCAGTGGGACCATGGCACCCGCACCAACTACCGCGCTGGCTACCAGGGCGCGCACGACCTGCTGCTCTACGACAACGCCCAAATCG gcgTCCGCCACCCCAACATCATCTGTGACTGCTGCAAGAAGCACGGGCTGCGGGGCATGCGCTGGAAGTGCCGTGTCTGCTTCGATTACGACCTCTGCACGCAGTGCTACATGCACAGCAAGCACGACCTGGCCCATGCCTTCGAGCGCTACGAGACGGCCCACTCGCGACC GGTAATGCTGAGTCCCCGCCAGGGCCTCCCAAGGATCCCGTTGAGGGGCATCTTCCAGGGGGCAAAGGTGGTACGGGGCCCCGACTGGGAGTGGGGCTCACAGGACG gaggggaagggaagccAGGCCGAGTGGTGGACATCCGTGGCTGGGATGTGGAGACGGGCCGGAGTGTGGCCAGTGTGACGTGGGCCGATGGCACCACCAATGTGTACCGCGTGGGCCACAAGGGCAAAGTGGACCTCAAGTGTGTGGGCGAGGCGGCCGGCGGCTTCTACTACAAGGAGCACCTCCCAAGGCTCG GCAAGCCAGCAGAGCTGCAGCGCAGGGTGAGTGTGGACGGCCAGCCCTTCCAGCACGGGGACAAGGTTAAGTGTCTGCTGGACCCAGACATCCTGAGGGAGATGCAGGAAGGCCACGGCGGGTGGAACCCCAGGATGGCGGAG TTTATCGGACAGACGGGCACCGTGCACCGCATCACGGACTGTGGGGACGTGCGTGTCCAGTTCAGCCATGAGACCCGCTGGACCTTCCATCCTGGGGCTCTCACCAAG CACAACTCCTTCTGGGTGGGCGATGTGGTGCGGGTCATCGACGACCTTGACACAGTGAAGCGGCTGCAGGCTGGGCACGGGGAGTGGACAGATGACATGGCCCCT GCCCTGGGCCGCGTTGGAAAAGTGGTGAAGGTTTTCGGAGATGGGAACCTGCGTGTGGCAGTCGGTGGTCAGCTGTGGACCTTCAGCCCCTCCTGCCTGCTGGCCTACCGGCCTGAGGAGGATGCCAACCTGGACGTGGCTGAGCGTGCCAGGGAGAACAAAAGTGCGGGCACCCAGCTCAGGCAGCCAGTGGGAGGTGGGCTGCTCCCGACCACCACTTCACCTTACCCCTGCCCCCCAGGCTCCCTGAGTGTTGCACTGGACAAGCTTCGAGCCCAGAAAAGTGACCCAGAGCACCCAGGGAGGCTGGTCGTGGAGGTGGCCCTGGGCAACATGGCCCGGTCTCTGGACCTGCTTCGGAGGCACCCAGAGCAG GTGGACACCAAGAACCAGGGCAGGACTGCCCTGCTGGTGGCGGCCTACCTAGGTCAGGTGGAGCTGCTGCGGCTGCTGCTGAAGGCACGGGCGGATGTGGACCTGCCTGATGACGAGGGCAACACGGCGCTGCACTATGCAGCCCTGGG GAACCAGCCTGAGGCTGCCCGGGTGCTCCTGAGCTCAGGGTGCGGGGCCAACGCTCTTAATGGCACCCGGAGTGCAGCACTGCATGTGGCCGTGCAgaggggcttcctggaggtggtgagGGTCCTGTGTGAGCACGGCTGTGACGTCAACCTGCCT GATGCCCATGCTGACACGCCCTTGCACTGTGCCATCTCAGTGGGTGCCGGTGCCAGCGGCATTGTGGAGATCCTCACCGAGGTGCCAGCCATCGACGTCACTGCCACCAACAGCCAGGGCTTCACCTTGCTGCACCATGCGTCTCTCAAGGGCCACACGCT AGCCGTCAGGAGGATTCTGGCACGGGCACGGCAGCTGGTAGATGCCAAAAAGGAGGATGGCTTTACAGCATTGCACCTGGCTGCCCTCAACAACCACCGGGAGGTGGCCCAGATTCTCATCCGAGAG ggCCGCTGTGATGTGAATGTTCGAAACCGTAAGCTCCAGTCTGCACTGCACCTGGCCGTGCAGCAGGCCCACGTGGGGCTGGTGCCGCTGCTGGTGGACGCTGGCTGCAGCGTCAATGCCGAGGACGAGGAGGGGGACACAGCCCTGCACGTGGCACTGCAACGTCATCAACTGCTGCCCTTAGCAGCTGATGGGGCCGGGGGGGACCCGGGGCCCTTACAGCTGCTGTCCAGG CTACAGGCCTCAGGCCTGCCGGGCAGCGCGGAGCTGACGGTGGGCGCGGCGATGGCCTGCTTCTTGGCGCTGGAGGGCGCCGATGTGAGCTACTCCAACCACCGCGGCCGGAGCCCGCTGGACCTGGCCGTCGAGGGTCGCGTGCTCAAGGCCCTGCAGGGCTGCGCCCAGCGCTGCCG GGAGCGGCAGGCAGGCGGCCCCGGGGGCGCGGCCCCGGGCCCGAGGCTGGCGCTCAGCACGCCCAACACCGTGACGAACCTGCACGTGGCCCCGCCGTCGGGGCCCGAGGCCGCCGAGTGCCTGGTGTGCTCGGAGCTGGCGCTGCTGGTGCTGTTCTCGCCGTGCCAGCACCGCACCGTGTGCGAGG AGTGCGCGCGCAGAATGAAGAAGTGCATCAGGTGCCAGGCGGTCATCGGCAAGAAGCTACGCCCAg ACGGCACGGAGGTGGCCAGCGCGGCCTCCGCGCCCGGCCCGCCGCGGCAGCTGgtggaggagctgcagagccGCTATCGGCAAATGGAGGAGCGCATCACCTGCCCCATCTGCATCGACAGCCACATCCGCCTCGTGTTCCAGTGCGGCCACGGCGCGTGCGCGCCCTGCGGCGCCGCGCTCAGCGCCTGCCCCATCTGCCGCCAGCCCATCCGCGACCGCATCCAGATCTTCGTGTAG